Proteins co-encoded in one Prevotella sp. E13-27 genomic window:
- the fucP gene encoding L-fucose:H+ symporter permease encodes MNRPKLIPRKYLVTFIIITSLFALWGFANDITNPMVAAFQTVMELSAAKASMVQFAFYGGYATMAIPAALFIRRYSYKVAILIGLALYSIGAFLFIPAAEVQSFTFFCLSLYILTFGLAFLETTANPYILSLGDKSNATQRLNLAQAFNPVGSLSGMAVASFIVLPNLWSDRRDEAGQIIFGTLSEAEKANIRLHDLAVIRDPYVALGLVVLVMFIIIALCIKTEKKNDDTPASSSARKTLSRLWHNQAYRYGVISQVFYVAAQIMVWTFIIQYADRLGINKATAQIYNIVAMSLNLVGRFVGTFIMRYANVHRLLSIFGVCASLFTIGAIAIDGIWGLYSLVLISLFMSIMFPSIYGIALEKVSTEDTSLGAAFLVMAIVGGALMPPLQGKIIDQGIIMGHPAVNVSFVLPLISFIIIAIYGYLTLKKRLSYQK; translated from the coding sequence ATGAACCGACCAAAGCTGATACCACGCAAGTATCTTGTAACCTTTATCATCATCACATCGCTGTTTGCCCTGTGGGGCTTTGCCAACGATATCACTAACCCCATGGTGGCAGCATTCCAGACGGTGATGGAACTTTCAGCCGCAAAGGCTTCTATGGTGCAGTTCGCCTTCTATGGCGGCTACGCAACGATGGCCATTCCAGCAGCTCTTTTCATACGCCGCTACAGCTATAAGGTGGCCATTCTTATCGGACTGGCCCTATATTCCATCGGCGCCTTTCTTTTTATCCCAGCTGCCGAGGTGCAGAGCTTCACATTCTTCTGTCTATCGCTCTACATACTCACCTTCGGACTGGCTTTCCTCGAGACAACAGCCAACCCATACATACTTTCGCTGGGCGACAAGAGCAATGCCACCCAACGACTGAATCTGGCACAGGCCTTCAACCCTGTAGGATCTCTTTCGGGCATGGCAGTGGCATCATTTATCGTGCTGCCTAACCTCTGGAGTGACCGTCGCGACGAAGCCGGACAGATAATCTTCGGCACGCTGTCAGAGGCCGAGAAAGCCAACATTCGTCTGCACGATCTGGCCGTGATACGCGATCCCTATGTAGCATTGGGACTGGTAGTTTTGGTGATGTTTATCATTATCGCCCTGTGTATCAAGACGGAGAAAAAGAACGACGACACGCCTGCCAGCAGCTCAGCCAGAAAGACGCTTAGCCGTCTTTGGCACAACCAAGCCTACCGCTATGGCGTTATTTCACAGGTATTCTATGTGGCCGCTCAAATCATGGTGTGGACCTTCATCATCCAATATGCCGACCGCTTGGGCATCAACAAGGCCACAGCCCAGATCTACAATATTGTGGCTATGTCGCTAAACCTAGTGGGACGCTTTGTCGGCACCTTTATCATGCGCTATGCCAACGTGCACCGTCTGCTTAGCATCTTTGGCGTATGTGCCTCGCTGTTCACCATTGGTGCCATTGCAATCGACGGCATATGGGGTCTCTACTCGCTGGTGCTCATCAGCCTGTTCATGTCGATCATGTTCCCCAGCATCTATGGCATCGCCCTTGAAAAAGTCTCTACTGAAGACACCTCGTTGGGCGCAGCCTTCCTGGTGATGGCCATCGTGGGTGGAGCGCTGATGCCGCCACTGCAGGGCAAAATCATCGATCAGGGCATCATCATGGGACATCCGGCCGTGAACGTATCATTCGTGTTGCCACTCATCAGTTTCATTATTATCGCCATCTATGGCTATTTAACTCTCAAAAAACGTTTATCATATCAAAAATAA
- a CDS encoding zinc-binding alcohol dehydrogenase family protein has translation MKAIQISHSQELNIIDIEKPQAPAKGEIQLRLSYVGFCGSDINTFMGRNSMALNPVIPGHEVGAVIEAVGEGVPEGLKPGMTVTCNPYTNCGKCASCRNQRVNACQHNETLGVQRNGAMREYITLPWEKVIPAGLLDTKTCALVEPMSVGFHAVSRAQVTDIDVVLVIGCGMVGMGVVVRSAMRGATVVAADIDDEKLALARQMGASYTINTKTENVHQRLLEMTSGFGPDVVIEAVGSTPTYQMAVDEVAFTGRVVCIGYAKSEVSFQTKYFVQKELDIRGSRNAQPSDFRAVIHYLERGTCPTDKLITKVIHPEEALDTMRWWSENPGKVFRILVDFQN, from the coding sequence ATGAAAGCAATTCAAATTTCACACAGCCAAGAGCTGAACATCATTGACATTGAAAAACCACAGGCCCCTGCAAAGGGAGAGATACAGCTCCGTCTGAGCTACGTAGGTTTCTGCGGCAGCGACATCAACACTTTCATGGGTCGTAACTCAATGGCCCTCAACCCTGTCATTCCCGGTCATGAGGTGGGCGCAGTGATAGAGGCTGTAGGCGAAGGCGTGCCTGAAGGACTGAAGCCAGGCATGACCGTCACCTGCAACCCATACACCAACTGCGGCAAGTGTGCATCTTGTCGCAACCAGCGCGTCAACGCCTGCCAGCACAACGAGACATTAGGTGTGCAGCGCAACGGTGCCATGCGCGAATATATCACCCTGCCTTGGGAGAAAGTTATACCCGCCGGACTGCTCGACACCAAGACCTGCGCCCTCGTAGAGCCTATGAGTGTAGGCTTCCACGCTGTGAGCCGTGCACAGGTGACCGACATCGACGTAGTACTGGTAATCGGTTGTGGCATGGTTGGCATGGGTGTCGTAGTGCGCTCAGCCATGCGTGGCGCCACTGTTGTGGCTGCCGACATAGATGACGAGAAGCTGGCACTGGCTCGCCAGATGGGAGCTTCCTATACCATCAACACCAAGACAGAGAATGTGCATCAGCGACTGTTAGAGATGACCAGCGGCTTCGGTCCCGATGTTGTCATCGAAGCAGTAGGCAGCACACCCACCTATCAGATGGCTGTCGATGAGGTGGCCTTCACAGGACGTGTGGTCTGCATAGGCTATGCTAAGTCCGAGGTGTCGTTCCAGACAAAGTACTTCGTACAGAAGGAACTCGACATACGCGGCTCACGTAATGCACAGCCCAGTGACTTCCGCGCTGTCATTCACTACCTGGAAAGAGGAACATGTCCCACAGACAAACTCATCACAAAGGTTATCCATCCCGAAGAGGCGCTCGACACCATGCGATGGTGGAGCGAGAATCCGGGAAAGGTTTTCCGCATACTTGTGGACTTTCAGAATTGA
- a CDS encoding alpha-L-fucosidase, protein MKLISTVLLLIASLSVEAQSYPIPVSEEHEKMMTGQFEPTWQSLETHQTPEWFRNAKFGIWAHWGAQCVEGSGDWMAREMYMEGNYKYNYHREHYGHPSEFGYKDILPLFKAEKWDPEKLVERYKKCGAQYFFVLGNHHDNYDLWDSQYQEWNSVNIGPKRDILKEWAAAAKKAGLPLGISFHADHAWTWFEPSQRYDLEGEKAGIWYDGTLTKEDGKGKWWEGFDPQKLYQQRHPMSKGSWNNGAIHGQWAWGNGACRPSEEFVTNFYDRTLDAINRYQPDLIYFDVTVLPFYPLSDAGLKIAAHMYNKNPRGVVFGKILSEEQKKALTWDVERGAPNAIISEPWQTCNCIGDWHYNTGTYKRGYKTAKNMVKQLVDIVSKNGNLLLNIPLRADGTYDEKAASFLDELEAWMTQNGESIFGTRPWVKFGEGPVAEKDIKINAQGFNEGQYNGMDYRDIRFNQTKKYLYVTAMGWPEDGKLIVKSLAKGNPDFKKSIKSAYLLGYGKVKVSQTAAGLEVQLPQPCNEIAPVLRIAK, encoded by the coding sequence ATGAAACTAATATCTACAGTATTACTTTTAATTGCCTCCCTATCGGTTGAGGCACAGTCTTATCCCATCCCCGTGAGCGAAGAGCACGAGAAGATGATGACAGGACAGTTTGAACCCACATGGCAGTCGCTCGAAACTCACCAGACACCGGAATGGTTCCGCAACGCCAAGTTCGGCATCTGGGCCCACTGGGGCGCTCAGTGCGTGGAGGGCTCAGGCGACTGGATGGCCCGCGAGATGTATATGGAAGGAAACTACAAATACAACTACCACCGCGAGCACTACGGTCATCCCTCTGAGTTTGGATATAAGGACATATTACCGCTGTTCAAGGCAGAGAAATGGGATCCAGAGAAACTTGTGGAGCGCTACAAGAAGTGCGGCGCACAGTATTTCTTCGTTCTTGGCAATCACCATGACAACTACGACCTCTGGGACTCACAGTACCAGGAGTGGAACTCCGTGAACATTGGTCCGAAACGCGACATTCTGAAGGAATGGGCAGCAGCTGCAAAGAAGGCTGGTCTTCCATTGGGCATCTCGTTCCATGCCGATCACGCCTGGACATGGTTTGAGCCATCACAGCGCTACGATCTCGAAGGCGAGAAGGCCGGCATTTGGTATGACGGCACCCTGACTAAAGAGGACGGCAAAGGCAAGTGGTGGGAAGGTTTTGACCCACAGAAGCTCTACCAGCAGCGCCACCCTATGAGCAAAGGCTCATGGAACAACGGCGCTATACACGGTCAGTGGGCATGGGGCAACGGTGCATGCCGCCCATCAGAGGAGTTCGTGACAAATTTCTATGACCGCACCCTCGATGCCATCAATCGCTATCAGCCAGACCTTATTTACTTCGATGTGACCGTGTTGCCATTCTATCCCCTCAGCGACGCCGGTCTGAAGATTGCCGCCCACATGTATAATAAGAACCCTCGTGGCGTTGTCTTCGGCAAGATTCTCAGTGAAGAACAGAAGAAGGCTCTCACATGGGATGTGGAACGCGGAGCACCTAATGCAATAATTTCAGAACCTTGGCAGACCTGCAACTGCATCGGTGACTGGCACTACAACACCGGTACATATAAGCGCGGCTACAAGACAGCCAAGAACATGGTGAAGCAGCTCGTAGATATTGTATCGAAGAACGGCAATCTTCTGTTGAACATTCCTCTTCGTGCCGATGGTACTTACGACGAGAAGGCAGCCAGCTTCCTTGACGAGCTGGAGGCATGGATGACACAGAACGGCGAGAGCATCTTCGGCACACGTCCTTGGGTGAAGTTCGGCGAGGGTCCTGTGGCTGAAAAGGACATCAAAATCAATGCACAGGGCTTCAACGAAGGTCAGTATAATGGTATGGACTATCGCGACATCCGCTTCAACCAGACGAAGAAGTACCTATATGTCACCGCTATGGGATGGCCTGAGGACGGCAAGCTCATCGTGAAGTCTCTTGCCAAGGGCAACCCCGACTTTAAGAAGAGCATCAAGAGCGCCTACCTGCTAGGCTATGGCAAAGTGAAAGTAAGCCAGACCGCCGCTGGCCTGGAGGTACAGCTACCTCAACCTTGCAACGAGATAGCGCCCGTGCTCCGCATCGCGAAGTAA
- a CDS encoding B3/4 domain-containing protein: MNIIVSDEISSVCPEFVGACVDARVVNTPYCEELWKEIEVMGNKFREELTTETLKDLTSIAATRRVYKACGKDPSRYRPASEALIRRVLQGKELYQRDTLVDLVNLASIAYGYSIGGFDADKFVGDTLTLGIGREGEPYEGIGRGMINIHGLPVYRDAIGGVGTPTSDNERTKMTIDTTHLIVLINGYDGNSQRVHENAVYIQSLLRKYCKSDGGTVMFYPCRLR, from the coding sequence ATGAACATCATTGTTTCTGATGAGATTAGTAGCGTGTGCCCTGAGTTTGTGGGAGCATGCGTTGATGCTCGTGTGGTAAACACTCCTTATTGCGAAGAACTCTGGAAGGAGATTGAAGTTATGGGCAATAAGTTCCGTGAAGAGTTGACTACTGAGACCTTGAAGGATCTTACATCCATTGCTGCTACACGTCGTGTCTATAAGGCATGTGGCAAGGATCCTTCACGTTATCGCCCTGCTTCTGAAGCACTCATTCGCCGTGTTCTTCAAGGAAAAGAGCTTTATCAGCGTGACACGCTTGTTGACCTTGTCAATCTTGCTTCCATTGCCTATGGCTACAGCATCGGCGGTTTCGATGCAGATAAGTTCGTTGGCGACACACTGACGCTTGGCATCGGTCGCGAAGGTGAACCCTATGAGGGCATCGGTCGCGGCATGATAAATATTCACGGTCTTCCTGTCTATCGTGACGCTATCGGTGGCGTTGGCACACCGACAAGTGACAATGAACGCACCAAGATGACTATCGATACCACTCATCTCATAGTCCTTATAAACGGATATGACGGCAATTCCCAGCGTGTGCATGAGAATGCCGTCTATATCCAGTCGCTTTTGCGAAAGTATTGCAAAAGCGACGGCGGCACCGTTATGTTTTATCCCTGTAGACTGCGCTAG
- a CDS encoding amidophosphoribosyltransferase, which yields MGGFFGTISTKDCVNDLFYGTDYNSHLGTKRAGLVTFDSERGFTRSIHSLERDYFRSKFEDELDDFKGCQGLGVISDTDPQPIIVNSHLGRYAVVTVAKINNLREIADELLAQRMHLSEMSANNINQTELVALLINMGNTFVDGINRVYQKIKGSCSMLILTEDGIIAARDFLGRTPIVIGKKEERCQKRLANGELVEWTLSSYAASSESTSFPNLGFKPLRDVGPGEIVRLRADGIEVLQQAFKRCQICSFLWVYYGFPASCYEGINTEAVRERNGKKMGEQDDVDADLVCGIPDSGVGMALGYADGAKVPYKRAVLKYTPTWPRSFTPGNQTRRDLVAKMKLIPNEALLRDQRVVFCDDSIVRGTQLRDNVREFFENGAKEVHVRISCPPLVYGCPFIGFTSSKSDLELITRQIIRDFEGDDKTNLDRYSEAGTPEYERMVKEIARRLGLTTLKFAKIEDLVDSIGLPKKDICTHCFDGSSYDHQQGEGEFFG from the coding sequence ATGGGTGGCTTTTTTGGAACTATATCAACCAAAGATTGCGTAAACGACTTGTTTTACGGAACCGACTACAATTCACATCTGGGCACAAAGCGTGCAGGTCTTGTAACCTTCGATTCTGAGCGTGGCTTCACAAGAAGTATTCACTCGCTGGAGCGCGACTATTTCCGTTCGAAGTTCGAAGACGAACTCGATGATTTTAAAGGCTGCCAAGGTCTTGGAGTAATAAGTGACACCGACCCGCAGCCTATTATTGTAAATTCACATCTCGGCCGCTATGCTGTCGTTACAGTGGCGAAGATCAATAATCTGCGTGAGATAGCTGACGAGTTGCTCGCTCAACGCATGCATCTCAGTGAGATGTCGGCCAATAATATCAACCAGACGGAGCTTGTGGCACTACTCATAAACATGGGCAATACGTTTGTAGATGGCATCAACCGCGTCTATCAGAAGATTAAGGGCTCGTGCTCAATGCTCATCCTTACCGAGGATGGTATCATCGCTGCCCGCGACTTCCTCGGACGTACACCTATAGTAATCGGTAAGAAGGAAGAACGCTGTCAGAAACGCCTTGCCAATGGCGAGCTGGTGGAGTGGACTCTTTCTTCATACGCCGCTTCAAGTGAATCTACAAGCTTCCCAAACTTGGGCTTTAAGCCTCTGCGTGACGTCGGTCCGGGCGAGATTGTTCGTCTGCGTGCCGATGGTATAGAGGTTCTTCAACAGGCATTCAAACGTTGTCAGATATGCTCTTTCCTTTGGGTTTATTACGGATTCCCCGCTTCATGCTATGAGGGCATAAACACCGAAGCTGTCCGCGAACGCAACGGAAAGAAGATGGGTGAGCAGGACGATGTAGATGCAGACCTCGTCTGTGGTATTCCTGACTCTGGTGTCGGCATGGCGCTTGGATATGCCGATGGTGCCAAAGTACCATATAAGCGTGCTGTCCTGAAATATACTCCTACATGGCCACGCTCTTTCACACCAGGAAACCAGACACGTCGTGACCTCGTGGCAAAGATGAAGCTTATTCCTAACGAAGCACTGCTGAGAGATCAGCGCGTGGTGTTCTGTGACGATAGTATTGTTCGTGGCACACAGCTGCGTGACAACGTGCGAGAGTTCTTCGAGAACGGAGCTAAAGAGGTGCATGTGCGCATATCTTGTCCACCGCTTGTCTATGGTTGTCCGTTCATCGGCTTCACTAGCTCTAAGAGCGATCTTGAGCTTATTACTCGCCAGATAATACGCGATTTCGAGGGTGATGACAAGACAAATCTTGACCGTTACTCAGAGGCTGGCACACCAGAATATGAGCGTATGGTGAAGGAGATAGCACGTCGTCTGGGACTTACAACGCTGAAGTTTGCAAAGATTGAGGACCTTGTTGATTCCATCGGCCTCCCGAAGAAGGACATCTGTACTCACTGCTTCGATGGTAGCAGCTATGACCATCAGCAGGGCGAGGGTGAGTTCTTTGGATAA
- a CDS encoding glycoside hydrolase family 97 protein has translation MKRVLTFVLLLVAAITSSAAVKSPDGKLIVETEQVSDKTMLVVKDCYGLLLFRAQLGLDLGSERMAEGLTIVGMSKPEKQKLAYENIRGKQLKVNKQFVSSVLTLKNDAGTPMDVELRLFNDGIAFRYILAEAKSRVFTDELTAYGMPANAHRWLQKYVTSYEGDFPYQDHTGKRGEWGYPALYENNGTFVLLTEANITRMYCATHLSNYADEDWYKVSYPQQWEGRGQGDVKPSWDGQWQSPWRVAIIGSLGDVVESTLVDDVSDAPSIPLTAEWIKPGRAAWIYWAYNHGTKDYKTCCEYVDLAKQMGWEYVLFDWEWDAMTNGGHLEDAVAYALSKGIKPWMWYNSGGDHTYVRATPLDRMLTHKNRDEEFTWLKKLGVVGVKVDFFESDKQKMMNYYLDILDDAAKHEMMVNFHGCTLPRGWSRTYPHLMSQEAVYGAEQYNNSPYMTSNGSRINCLLPYTRNVVGPMDYTPVAFTNSQHPHRTSFAHELALSVAFESGVQHWADRPAGFTSLVAEAQQHMSEVPVVWDETRFVTGYPGESFVVARRSGKTWYVAGICAEKKAANGEVHPVTFNIPLDFLGGGSYKMTSFTDGDKQEKIVVNHDVVKKSKTLTIPCLSEGGFLLKLQK, from the coding sequence ATGAAAAGAGTATTGACATTTGTGTTGCTGTTGGTGGCAGCTATCACATCATCGGCTGCTGTGAAAAGTCCCGACGGAAAGCTAATTGTAGAAACCGAACAGGTTAGCGACAAGACCATGCTGGTGGTGAAAGATTGTTACGGACTGTTATTGTTTCGTGCACAGCTGGGACTTGACTTGGGTTCGGAGCGCATGGCTGAAGGACTGACTATTGTTGGCATGTCAAAGCCGGAGAAGCAAAAGTTGGCTTACGAGAATATCCGCGGAAAGCAGTTGAAAGTGAACAAGCAGTTTGTTAGTTCTGTGCTGACCTTGAAAAACGATGCAGGTACTCCAATGGACGTGGAACTACGCCTGTTTAACGACGGCATAGCATTCCGCTACATACTTGCTGAGGCCAAGAGCCGCGTGTTCACAGACGAGTTGACGGCTTACGGAATGCCTGCCAATGCTCATCGCTGGCTTCAGAAATATGTAACCAGCTATGAGGGTGACTTCCCTTATCAGGACCATACGGGCAAGAGGGGAGAGTGGGGCTATCCGGCACTCTACGAGAATAACGGAACGTTTGTGTTGCTTACAGAGGCCAATATCACACGCATGTACTGCGCCACACATCTTTCTAATTACGCTGATGAAGACTGGTATAAGGTGAGCTATCCACAACAGTGGGAAGGACGCGGACAGGGCGACGTGAAACCATCATGGGATGGTCAGTGGCAGTCTCCTTGGCGTGTCGCTATCATTGGCTCCCTCGGCGATGTGGTGGAGTCAACACTTGTAGATGATGTGAGTGACGCTCCTTCCATCCCGCTCACGGCCGAATGGATAAAACCAGGACGTGCAGCATGGATCTACTGGGCATATAATCATGGTACGAAGGACTACAAGACCTGCTGCGAGTATGTTGACTTGGCAAAGCAGATGGGGTGGGAATATGTGCTCTTCGACTGGGAGTGGGATGCCATGACCAACGGAGGACACCTTGAAGATGCTGTGGCATACGCTCTGTCAAAGGGTATCAAGCCTTGGATGTGGTATAACTCAGGTGGTGACCATACCTATGTGCGTGCTACTCCGTTGGACCGCATGCTCACTCATAAGAACCGTGACGAGGAGTTCACATGGCTGAAGAAGCTCGGCGTCGTAGGTGTGAAGGTTGACTTCTTCGAGAGTGACAAGCAGAAGATGATGAACTATTATCTTGACATCCTCGATGATGCTGCAAAGCACGAGATGATGGTTAACTTCCACGGCTGTACGCTGCCTCGAGGATGGAGCCGCACCTATCCGCACCTTATGTCGCAGGAGGCTGTCTATGGTGCTGAGCAGTATAACAACAGCCCCTATATGACTTCCAACGGCTCGCGTATCAACTGTCTGCTCCCCTATACTCGTAATGTGGTGGGACCTATGGACTACACACCGGTGGCATTCACCAATTCTCAGCATCCTCATAGGACGAGCTTTGCGCATGAGCTGGCACTGTCAGTGGCTTTCGAGTCAGGTGTACAGCACTGGGCAGATCGTCCTGCAGGCTTTACGTCTTTGGTAGCTGAGGCTCAGCAACACATGAGTGAGGTCCCTGTTGTGTGGGACGAGACACGCTTTGTGACAGGTTATCCTGGCGAGTCTTTCGTTGTGGCTCGTCGCAGCGGAAAGACATGGTATGTGGCAGGCATCTGCGCAGAGAAGAAAGCTGCTAACGGTGAAGTGCATCCTGTGACATTCAACATCCCACTTGACTTCCTTGGTGGAGGCTCTTATAAGATGACGTCTTTCACTGACGGTGACAAGCAGGAGAAAATCGTTGTTAATCACGATGTTGTAAAGAAAAGCAAGACGCTCACCATACCATGTCTGTCGGAAGGTGGCTTCCTGCTTAAGCTACAGAAGTAA
- a CDS encoding glycosyl hydrolase 115 family protein: MTRFSAFLTLLFICLLPLKSHGNDLLLRNSSIEYSSNEPKQVVRAIGDLQNDIQLVTDYRPLLTDKKIKNANIIIGTYGRSKLISKLIKQGCLKEKDLKNRWESYVVSVTEGSEPQLIIAGSDMRGTIYGIYDVSQRIGVSPWYWWADVPVKKNPDVSLPAFYYASGEPSVKYRGIFINDEDWGLQPWAAKTYEPETGDIGPKTYARVCELLLRLKANMLAPAMHPCTHAFYTIAQNKVVADEYGIMITTSHCEPLLLNNADSNEWNQKRDGDWNYKTNRKTIMKKWDDRLTEASRYENIYTVAMRGLHDAGLRGNLPINERTLLLDTVIMDQRAMLEKHIGKKATAIPQIFVPYKETMDIYENGLKLPDDITLVWVDDNYGYMKRVANPEEQKRSGGSGVYYHLSYLGAPHDYLWLNTTPPALMYNELKKAYDAGADRYWLLNVGDIKPMELGMQTFFDMAWDFAAFDHKTANRHQASILSTLFGVDCQQLMNEYYRLAWSRKPEYMGWEYQWDDREHSGLKSTEFSFVNYHEAQHRLSDYARISDEAQHLSLQLPAESRPAFFELVQYPVQASCQMNRKFLMAQLNQELAGKLRPDEGNWAARQSRQAYDSISALTARYNNMLNGKWRHMMTVPPGYVSLYHNMPALTVASDIADTPVDVTCPSEEKYSRMHVVDLARYDKKSGEVTIIEGMGYDWRSVQLNGGTATYTLPCIDADSVDVVLHVVPLWPLYPGKNNRVGLSVDGSSMQVLTNLFKEYSRTWKDQVMRNGFSRRFRFAVNKQMVTHQLTLHTVDEGQIVQRVVVDWGGLRESYVGPEVKGER; the protein is encoded by the coding sequence ATGACACGTTTCTCAGCTTTTCTAACATTATTGTTCATTTGTCTGCTGCCATTGAAATCACATGGCAATGATCTCTTGCTACGCAATTCTTCCATAGAGTATTCATCAAACGAACCAAAGCAGGTGGTGAGAGCCATTGGCGACCTGCAGAATGATATTCAGTTGGTGACAGACTATAGACCCTTGCTGACAGACAAGAAGATAAAGAATGCTAATATAATAATAGGTACATACGGAAGAAGTAAGCTTATCTCTAAGCTGATAAAGCAGGGATGTCTGAAAGAAAAAGATCTGAAGAATCGTTGGGAGAGCTATGTGGTGAGCGTTACTGAAGGTTCTGAACCTCAGCTGATAATTGCTGGTAGTGACATGCGTGGCACCATCTACGGCATCTATGACGTGAGTCAGCGCATTGGCGTGTCACCATGGTATTGGTGGGCTGACGTGCCAGTGAAAAAGAATCCTGATGTGTCTCTTCCCGCCTTCTACTATGCCTCGGGCGAGCCTTCGGTGAAATATCGCGGAATTTTTATCAACGATGAAGACTGGGGCCTGCAGCCTTGGGCCGCTAAGACCTACGAGCCAGAGACGGGCGACATTGGTCCTAAAACCTATGCTCGTGTATGTGAGCTTCTTCTTCGTCTGAAAGCAAATATGCTTGCTCCCGCCATGCACCCATGCACACACGCTTTCTACACAATAGCTCAGAACAAGGTCGTGGCTGATGAGTATGGCATAATGATTACCACGAGCCACTGTGAACCGCTGTTGCTGAACAATGCCGACAGCAACGAGTGGAACCAGAAACGCGACGGCGACTGGAACTACAAGACCAACCGCAAAACCATTATGAAGAAATGGGATGACCGCCTGACTGAGGCATCACGCTATGAGAATATATACACAGTTGCCATGCGCGGCCTTCACGATGCCGGACTACGTGGCAACCTTCCTATAAACGAACGTACGCTACTGTTGGATACCGTCATCATGGACCAGCGCGCGATGTTGGAGAAACACATAGGTAAGAAAGCTACAGCCATTCCTCAGATTTTTGTCCCTTACAAGGAGACCATGGATATCTATGAGAATGGCCTCAAACTGCCCGACGACATAACCCTTGTATGGGTGGATGACAACTATGGCTACATGAAGCGTGTGGCAAATCCAGAGGAACAGAAGCGTAGCGGAGGCTCAGGAGTCTATTACCATCTGTCTTATCTTGGTGCACCGCATGACTATCTCTGGCTGAACACCACACCGCCAGCGCTCATGTACAATGAGCTGAAGAAAGCCTACGATGCAGGTGCCGACCGCTACTGGCTGCTTAATGTTGGTGACATAAAGCCAATGGAGCTTGGAATGCAGACATTCTTCGACATGGCATGGGACTTTGCAGCTTTTGACCATAAGACAGCGAATCGTCATCAGGCTTCCATTCTCTCTACATTATTCGGCGTTGACTGTCAACAGCTGATGAATGAATACTATCGTCTAGCATGGAGTCGTAAGCCTGAGTATATGGGTTGGGAGTATCAGTGGGACGATCGTGAGCACTCAGGACTGAAGTCAACAGAGTTCTCGTTTGTCAATTACCACGAGGCACAGCACCGCCTTTCTGACTATGCCCGCATAAGCGATGAGGCTCAGCACCTAAGCCTCCAACTGCCTGCTGAGAGTCGTCCGGCTTTCTTTGAACTGGTTCAGTACCCTGTTCAGGCATCCTGTCAGATGAACCGTAAGTTCCTCATGGCACAGTTGAACCAGGAACTTGCTGGCAAGCTGCGCCCTGACGAGGGGAACTGGGCTGCTCGCCAGTCGCGTCAGGCTTATGACAGCATAAGCGCTCTTACTGCCCGCTATAATAATATGCTCAATGGCAAGTGGCGTCACATGATGACTGTTCCGCCAGGCTATGTGTCGCTCTATCACAATATGCCCGCGCTGACTGTCGCGTCTGACATTGCTGACACACCTGTTGATGTGACTTGTCCCTCAGAAGAAAAATATAGTCGCATGCATGTCGTTGACCTTGCTCGCTATGATAAGAAATCAGGTGAAGTAACCATTATAGAAGGCATGGGTTATGACTGGAGAAGTGTTCAGCTTAATGGCGGCACAGCGACATATACACTGCCTTGTATCGATGCCGACAGTGTTGATGTGGTGCTTCATGTCGTTCCACTGTGGCCTTTATATCCAGGTAAGAATAACCGTGTGGGATTGTCTGTCGATGGCAGTAGTATGCAGGTGCTGACAAACCTGTTTAAGGAGTACAGCCGCACGTGGAAAGATCAGGTTATGCGTAACGGATTCTCCCGTCGTTTCCGCTTCGCTGTCAACAAGCAGATGGTTACGCATCAGCTGACGCTACACACCGTTGATGAAGGACAGATAGTTCAGCGCGTAGTAGTTGACTGGGGCGGACTGCGTGAGTCATATGTTGGACCTGAAGTTAAAGGTGAGAGGTAA